From Trueperaceae bacterium, a single genomic window includes:
- a CDS encoding GGDEF domain-containing protein, with amino-acid sequence MAVAWCTDVTGRTSAGGRGSIWTPTLARAPVRGAALWVLLGAATAGAALVVLAWYMGLGDPFTNLVVLAAIGWLTVAGVVGGEPRRYVLAVTPYALAGLTLVTLAVLQATGDPGEIRHTNALLGAFLTLPVVYLLFFLLRRPSEALWAAIVTLAAAVALQLALPPAVAGRQTEATWVGLLTAAWHGVLVLLFYSVPRLRSAKDLLEAVIGSSRDAVVLVSPTVEEPADGAARAVTLAPVSFANEAARRLFAARPGEDLLASGPLAGETSLHERLLEAERGDGAVSSNVSLPTLEGPVWFRVTAAAFWGGVAVTFADITEHKEDESRALELAHTDPLTGLTNRRGFEAEAEECLKAAAAAGEEVALCYLDLDGFKAVNDRHGHDVGDDLLRHVAGRLRTAVRASDLVGRIGGDEFVILATGLDRDASVAYFERVRAAVDAPYSVTGLRLDVTASLGVVPRVASLPSALARADAAMYRAKQRGGGVELDTEPP; translated from the coding sequence GTGGCTGTAGCTTGGTGCACGGATGTCACAGGGCGCACCTCGGCAGGGGGTCGGGGGTCCATCTGGACGCCCACGCTCGCTCGCGCGCCCGTCAGGGGCGCCGCCCTGTGGGTGCTGCTCGGTGCGGCGACCGCGGGCGCGGCGCTCGTCGTTCTCGCCTGGTACATGGGGTTGGGCGACCCCTTCACGAACCTCGTCGTGCTGGCGGCGATCGGCTGGCTCACCGTGGCAGGCGTCGTGGGGGGCGAGCCGCGGCGCTACGTACTGGCCGTCACCCCGTACGCGCTGGCGGGGCTGACCCTCGTCACGCTCGCCGTGCTCCAGGCGACCGGGGACCCGGGTGAGATCCGGCACACGAACGCGCTCCTCGGGGCGTTCCTTACGCTGCCCGTCGTCTACCTGCTGTTCTTCCTGCTCAGGCGCCCGTCCGAGGCGCTGTGGGCGGCGATCGTCACGCTCGCCGCCGCCGTGGCCCTGCAGCTCGCGCTGCCGCCCGCCGTAGCAGGCAGGCAGACGGAGGCCACCTGGGTGGGCCTCCTCACGGCCGCGTGGCACGGCGTCCTCGTCCTGCTCTTCTACTCTGTGCCGCGCCTGCGCTCGGCCAAGGACCTGCTCGAGGCGGTGATCGGCAGCTCGCGCGACGCCGTGGTCCTCGTCAGCCCGACGGTCGAGGAGCCGGCGGACGGTGCCGCCCGCGCCGTGACCCTGGCCCCGGTGAGCTTCGCCAACGAGGCCGCCAGGCGCCTGTTCGCCGCGCGCCCCGGCGAGGACCTGCTGGCGTCCGGGCCTCTGGCGGGGGAGACGAGCCTGCACGAGCGGCTCCTCGAGGCGGAGCGCGGCGACGGCGCGGTGAGCAGCAACGTCTCCCTGCCCACCCTCGAGGGCCCCGTCTGGTTCCGCGTGACGGCGGCGGCGTTCTGGGGCGGGGTCGCCGTGACGTTCGCCGACATCACCGAGCATAAGGAGGACGAGTCGCGGGCCCTCGAGCTCGCCCACACCGACCCACTCACCGGGCTGACGAACCGGCGCGGCTTCGAGGCCGAGGCCGAGGAGTGCCTGAAGGCGGCCGCGGCCGCGGGCGAGGAGGTCGCGCTGTGCTACCTCGACCTCGACGGCTTCAAGGCCGTGAACGACCGCCACGGTCACGACGTCGGCGACGACCTGCTGCGGCACGTCGCCGGCAGGCTCCGCACGGCCGTGCGCGCGTCCGACCTCGTCGGTCGCATCGGCGGGGACGAGTTCGTGATCCTCGCCACGGGCCTGGACCGGGACGCCAGCGTGGCGTACTTCGAGCGCGTCCGCGCGGCGGTGGACGCCCCCTACTCGGTGACGGGCCTGCGGCTGGACGTCACGGCGAGCCTCGGCGTGGTGCCGCGCGTCGCGTCGCTTCCGTCCGCGCTCGCCCGCGCCGACGCCGCCATGTACCGGGCCAAGCAGCGCGGCGGGGGCGTCGAGCTCGACACCGAGCCGCCCTAG
- a CDS encoding EAL domain-containing protein has protein sequence MHELGFQYQPIVSLSEPEAIWVEALVRWHLLDGTVRGPLQVLPHWLSEQRQDVFTRFSIERVAATLAEHDDVSVSVNLSPAQVTHPQTLASLEGLLPDVRQRLRIELTEQRFGDARRLWNSLAALRERCGALLLDDVTERDAADRIPSADLIDGVKVDRSVTGGLADGSRRRELERFVRELGERFPVVVIEGVEDPALCDGLRELGATHVQGFGIGHPRPDPVPPLYEPRLPEVEAATAKAVRLHLGALLLAEGDSDLHL, from the coding sequence TTGCACGAACTGGGCTTCCAGTACCAGCCCATCGTCAGCCTCAGCGAGCCCGAGGCCATCTGGGTCGAGGCGCTCGTGCGCTGGCACCTCCTGGACGGCACCGTCCGCGGTCCCCTGCAGGTCCTGCCGCACTGGCTCTCCGAGCAGCGCCAGGACGTCTTCACGCGCTTCAGCATCGAGCGCGTGGCGGCCACGCTGGCCGAGCACGACGACGTAAGCGTGTCGGTGAACCTCAGCCCGGCGCAGGTGACCCACCCCCAGACACTGGCGAGCCTAGAGGGCCTGCTGCCCGACGTGAGGCAGCGCCTGAGGATCGAGCTCACCGAGCAGCGCTTCGGCGACGCCAGGCGCCTGTGGAACAGCCTCGCGGCCCTGCGCGAGCGCTGCGGCGCGCTCCTGCTCGACGACGTCACCGAGCGCGACGCCGCCGACCGCATCCCCTCGGCCGACCTCATCGACGGCGTCAAGGTCGACCGCAGCGTCACCGGCGGCCTCGCCGACGGCAGCCGGCGCCGGGAGCTCGAGCGCTTCGTGCGCGAGCTCGGCGAGCGCTTCCCCGTGGTCGTCATCGAGGGCGTGGAGGACCCCGCGCTGTGCGACGGCCTGCGCGAGCTCGGCGCTACCCACGTGCAGGGCTTCGGCATCGGTCACCCGCGGCCCGACCCGGTCCCGCCGCTCTACGAGCCGCGGCTGCCGGAGGTCGAGGCGGCGACGGCCAAGGCCGTCCGCCTGCACCTCGGCGCGCTGCTGCTCGCCGAGGGCGACTCCGACCTGCACCTCTGA
- a CDS encoding tetratricopeptide repeat protein, with protein sequence MWLPRVAEAVIGSDRPVALVGGEPFGVPFVIESLRQHGPLAWFDLDPWGDQVAQGNALARAVNGELSAPLLTLALPYRSHLAALARYRADLRPLRFAVTTPDLEQPLIGDLLDLHGNGYAVVLDVRSPVAGQREVLDRCLVLDEEFLSVTREEAAAIVPGGLGRHAVEELWRASGGRFTDLTTAAQQAAGLPRLHVPSPGGPLLPEAVPELVDVRQAVYAYMREGDPISALELAVLKAPDLVDDLLKHAGPRFQSEGLLGRLHVLLSALPESHAHGERVLEWRVVAGVAANDYQAALADADAYLAAHLAPALRARRAGTLPQDEGFAMAEQAAAARKTPLTLWQYGRLHPNDEKAVEILRDSVRLAEEQGSAYDVARNASTLASRLLHTGEYARAASWARWALDVVDREQLQDGSRRLMIINQLAMARIMAGDLLGLRNTLEDAQALVEGSLPNLAVAFRSTLALLELAEGRPAEAVELFSATYQASQRRHRARYGYQLVRALLELDRVAEARKVADDAWEVASAGEGHERSLAALARGMVGAVTGEPTATDDLLEALLAKELVAEQRLTAALYYLLASGGAAHNVPRELVPVLSGLSRTGLAVLSGPARAFERVWATLSAPRAPLSFRFLGGFECRLDGEEVQLPPRLAEAALALVLHPDGITRDELNDFLVSEGNAPFTSGGMRSLVTRLRQVLPVSDAPYRFTVPYEADVLQVEELIKASRIREAVSLMRGPLLAQSDAPGVVDLRWEVEEELRQAVLLAGDADALYDLAERLGDDLEFWQAAAAALSAGDPRLALARARVRRLEESYGLS encoded by the coding sequence ATGTGGCTGCCGCGCGTCGCCGAGGCCGTGATCGGGTCCGACAGGCCCGTCGCCCTCGTGGGCGGCGAGCCCTTCGGCGTGCCTTTCGTCATCGAGTCGCTGCGGCAGCACGGACCGCTGGCGTGGTTCGACCTCGACCCCTGGGGCGACCAGGTCGCCCAGGGCAACGCGCTCGCGCGGGCCGTCAACGGCGAGCTCTCCGCGCCGCTGCTGACGCTGGCGCTCCCCTACAGGTCGCACCTGGCGGCGCTGGCGCGCTACCGCGCCGACCTGAGGCCGCTGAGGTTCGCGGTCACCACGCCCGACCTCGAGCAGCCGCTCATAGGCGACCTCCTCGACCTCCACGGCAACGGCTACGCGGTCGTCCTCGACGTCAGGAGCCCCGTGGCGGGCCAGCGCGAGGTGCTGGACCGCTGCCTCGTCCTCGACGAGGAGTTCTTAAGCGTCACGCGCGAGGAGGCCGCCGCCATCGTGCCCGGGGGCCTGGGCCGTCACGCGGTCGAGGAGCTGTGGCGCGCCTCCGGTGGCCGGTTCACCGACCTCACGACGGCCGCGCAGCAGGCGGCCGGCCTGCCGCGGCTCCACGTGCCGTCGCCGGGCGGCCCGCTCCTGCCGGAGGCCGTGCCCGAGCTCGTGGACGTCAGGCAGGCGGTCTACGCCTACATGCGGGAGGGCGACCCCATCTCGGCGCTGGAGCTCGCCGTGCTCAAGGCGCCCGACCTCGTCGACGACCTGCTCAAGCACGCCGGCCCCCGCTTCCAGTCCGAGGGCCTGCTGGGTCGCCTCCACGTCCTCCTCTCCGCCCTGCCCGAGTCGCACGCCCACGGCGAGCGGGTCCTCGAGTGGCGGGTGGTCGCCGGCGTGGCCGCCAACGACTACCAGGCCGCGCTGGCCGACGCCGACGCCTACCTCGCCGCCCACCTGGCGCCGGCCCTCCGGGCCCGGCGTGCCGGCACGCTCCCGCAGGACGAGGGCTTCGCGATGGCCGAGCAGGCCGCCGCGGCGCGCAAGACCCCCCTCACGCTGTGGCAGTACGGCCGGCTGCACCCGAACGACGAGAAGGCCGTGGAGATCCTGCGGGACAGCGTGCGGCTGGCCGAGGAGCAGGGCAGCGCGTACGACGTGGCGCGCAACGCCTCTACGCTAGCATCGCGCCTCCTGCACACGGGCGAGTACGCGCGCGCGGCGAGCTGGGCGCGGTGGGCCCTCGACGTCGTGGACCGAGAGCAGCTCCAGGACGGCAGCAGGCGGCTGATGATCATCAACCAGCTCGCCATGGCGCGCATCATGGCGGGCGACCTGTTGGGCCTGCGGAACACGCTCGAGGACGCGCAGGCGCTCGTCGAGGGGAGCCTGCCCAACCTCGCCGTGGCGTTCCGCAGCACGCTGGCCCTGCTGGAGCTGGCCGAGGGCCGCCCCGCCGAGGCCGTGGAGCTCTTCAGCGCCACCTACCAGGCCAGCCAGCGCCGGCACCGCGCCCGCTACGGCTACCAGCTCGTGCGCGCCCTGCTCGAGCTGGACCGCGTAGCCGAGGCCAGGAAGGTCGCCGACGACGCCTGGGAGGTCGCCTCGGCCGGGGAGGGCCACGAGCGCAGCCTGGCGGCCCTCGCCAGGGGCATGGTGGGCGCGGTGACGGGTGAGCCGACGGCGACGGACGACCTGTTAGAGGCGCTCCTCGCCAAGGAGCTCGTCGCCGAGCAGCGCCTCACGGCGGCGCTCTACTACCTGCTCGCCAGCGGCGGCGCGGCGCACAACGTGCCGCGCGAGCTCGTGCCCGTCCTGAGCGGCCTGAGCCGCACCGGCCTGGCCGTGCTCAGCGGCCCGGCGCGGGCCTTCGAGCGCGTGTGGGCGACCCTGTCCGCGCCGCGCGCCCCGCTGTCGTTCCGGTTCCTGGGCGGCTTCGAGTGCCGCCTCGACGGCGAGGAGGTGCAGCTCCCGCCGCGGCTCGCCGAGGCGGCGCTCGCGCTCGTGCTCCATCCCGACGGGATCACCCGCGACGAGCTCAACGACTTCCTCGTCTCGGAGGGCAACGCGCCGTTCACCAGCGGCGGCATGCGCAGCCTCGTGACGCGTCTGCGCCAGGTGCTGCCGGTGAGCGACGCGCCCTACCGCTTCACGGTGCCGTACGAGGCCGACGTCCTGCAGGTCGAGGAGCTGATCAAGGCCAGCCGCATACGCGAGGCCGTGAGCCTGATGCGGGGGCCCCTGCTGGCGCAGAGCGACGCGCCCGGCGTCGTCGACCTGCGCTGGGAGGTCGAGGAGGAGCTCAGGCAGGCCGTGCTGCTGGCCGGCGACGCCGACGCCCTCTACGACCTGGCCGAGCGCCTCGGCGACGACCTCGAGTTCTGGCAGGCGGCCGCGGCCGCGCTCTCGGCGGGCGACCCGCGGCTGGCGCTGGCCAGGGCGCGCGTGCGCCGGCTCGAGGAGTCGTACGGGCTGTCCTGA
- the hemL gene encoding glutamate-1-semialdehyde 2,1-aminomutase gives MPRSHETSRALFERARRLMPGGVSSPVRAFGAVGGSPVFMARGRGSRVYDVDGNEYVDMVGAWGPHLLGHSHPSVVSATREALEDGVAFGTPSPREVRLAELVLDRYSLCERVRFVNSGTEATMSALRLARAVTGRDAFVKLAGNYHGHADPFLVQAGSGALTTGVPSSAGVPEAVARDTLVAPYNDLPALERLLSSRRGEVAAVVLEPVAGNMGVVPPEPGYLEGVRALTREHGALLVVDEVMTGFRLARAGAVERFGLEPDLVTWGKVIGGGFPVGAYGGPAALMDRVSPAGDVYQAGTLSGNPVAMAAGAATLEAIDAEVGFYDRLEEASAALERGLRAGADAAGIAVTVNRVGSMVTVFFTPGPVRDLDGAKRSDLGLFARWFHGLLERGVYWPPSQFEAAFVSAAHTREDIAAVVDAAAASFAALQG, from the coding sequence ATGCCAAGGAGCCACGAGACGTCGCGCGCGCTGTTCGAGAGGGCCCGCCGCCTGATGCCCGGCGGCGTGAGCTCGCCGGTGCGCGCCTTCGGAGCGGTGGGCGGCAGCCCGGTGTTCATGGCGAGGGGCCGGGGCAGTCGCGTCTACGACGTCGACGGCAACGAGTACGTCGACATGGTCGGGGCCTGGGGCCCGCACCTGCTCGGCCACTCGCACCCCTCCGTGGTGTCCGCGACCCGCGAGGCGCTGGAGGACGGCGTCGCGTTCGGTACCCCCAGCCCGCGCGAGGTCCGCCTCGCCGAGCTGGTCCTCGACAGGTACTCGCTCTGCGAGCGCGTGCGCTTCGTGAACTCCGGCACGGAGGCGACGATGAGCGCGCTGCGCCTGGCGCGCGCCGTCACCGGCCGCGACGCGTTCGTCAAGCTCGCCGGCAACTACCACGGGCACGCCGACCCGTTCCTCGTGCAGGCCGGCTCCGGCGCCCTGACCACCGGCGTGCCGTCGAGCGCGGGCGTGCCGGAGGCGGTCGCGCGCGACACGCTGGTGGCGCCCTACAACGACCTGCCGGCCCTCGAGCGCCTGCTCTCCTCGCGGCGCGGCGAGGTCGCCGCCGTGGTCCTCGAGCCGGTCGCGGGGAACATGGGCGTCGTGCCGCCCGAGCCGGGCTACCTGGAAGGCGTCCGGGCCCTTACCAGGGAGCACGGCGCGCTGCTGGTCGTCGACGAGGTCATGACGGGCTTCCGCCTCGCCCGCGCCGGCGCCGTGGAGAGGTTCGGGCTCGAGCCCGACCTGGTGACGTGGGGCAAGGTGATCGGCGGGGGCTTCCCCGTGGGGGCGTACGGCGGCCCGGCCGCGCTGATGGACCGCGTGTCGCCAGCCGGCGACGTCTACCAGGCGGGGACGCTGTCTGGCAACCCCGTCGCGATGGCCGCCGGCGCCGCGACGCTCGAGGCGATCGACGCCGAGGTCGGGTTCTACGACCGGCTCGAGGAGGCGTCGGCCGCGCTCGAGCGGGGCCTGCGCGCCGGGGCTGACGCGGCCGGGATCGCGGTGACGGTGAACCGCGTGGGCTCGATGGTCACGGTGTTCTTCACCCCGGGGCCCGTGCGCGACCTCGACGGCGCCAAGCGGTCCGACCTCGGCCTCTTCGCGCGCTGGTTCCACGGCCTGCTCGAGAGGGGCGTCTACTGGCCGCCGAGCCAGTTCGAGGCGGCCTTCGTCTCGGCCGCGCACACGCGAGAGGACATCGCCGCCGTCGTGGACGCCGCCGCGGCGTCGTTCGCCGCGCTGCAAGGCTGA
- a CDS encoding glutamyl-tRNA reductase yields MERLAVIGVSHSRGGPEAVAAFQACYRGPLDVARLGFPEAVVVATCNRFEAVVALPPGVSARSARAALPPADGRYEPAFAFAGDAAVERLMRVAASLDSMNPGEDQVMRQVRRAYAEAQARGTTGRLTSFAFEQALKAAKRVRREVPLAPLNTSLFTLALPRLRELLRPGDGVAVLGAGEMGRAAAVALARAGLGLDLLVVNRDAVRGGALAEEVGGRWTPLDAFLGEPPAVAAVVCATPRRDLLSAPVLAAMPDLRVAVDLGTPPNVDAGAARSLGVEVIGHAELEAAGRRRRERLAARLARAEAVVLEELDAALEAWTERELAPAIGRLRAHYVDTIRGLVAPGDAERLASRFARAPLKGLRELAKRYGVGAAEAFVAAMEEK; encoded by the coding sequence GTGGAGCGGCTGGCCGTCATCGGCGTGTCACATTCCCGCGGCGGGCCGGAGGCCGTGGCCGCCTTCCAGGCCTGCTACCGCGGACCGCTGGACGTGGCCCGCCTGGGCTTCCCCGAGGCCGTCGTCGTGGCGACGTGCAACCGCTTCGAGGCCGTCGTCGCGCTGCCCCCAGGCGTGAGCGCGCGGTCGGCGCGCGCGGCGCTGCCGCCGGCCGACGGGCGCTACGAGCCCGCCTTCGCCTTCGCCGGCGACGCCGCCGTCGAGCGACTCATGCGGGTCGCCGCCTCCCTCGACTCCATGAACCCGGGCGAGGACCAGGTGATGCGCCAGGTGCGGCGCGCCTACGCCGAGGCGCAGGCCCGCGGCACCACAGGTCGCCTCACCAGCTTCGCCTTCGAGCAGGCCCTCAAGGCGGCGAAGCGCGTGCGCCGCGAGGTGCCGCTCGCGCCGCTCAACACCTCGCTGTTCACGCTGGCCCTGCCGCGGCTGCGGGAGCTGCTGCGCCCGGGGGACGGCGTCGCCGTGCTCGGCGCCGGCGAGATGGGCAGGGCCGCCGCCGTGGCCCTGGCGCGCGCCGGGCTGGGCCTCGACCTACTCGTCGTGAACCGCGACGCCGTCCGGGGCGGGGCGCTGGCGGAGGAGGTCGGCGGGCGCTGGACGCCGCTCGACGCCTTCCTCGGGGAGCCTCCCGCGGTGGCGGCGGTCGTGTGCGCGACGCCGCGACGGGACCTGCTGAGCGCCCCCGTGCTGGCCGCCATGCCGGACCTGCGGGTCGCCGTCGACCTCGGCACGCCGCCGAACGTCGACGCGGGCGCCGCGCGCTCCCTGGGCGTCGAGGTGATAGGTCACGCTGAGCTAGAGGCCGCGGGTCGGCGCCGGCGCGAGCGCCTCGCCGCCAGGCTGGCGCGCGCCGAGGCCGTCGTGCTCGAGGAGCTCGACGCCGCGCTGGAGGCCTGGACCGAGCGCGAGCTCGCGCCGGCGATCGGTCGGCTGCGCGCGCACTACGTGGACACGATCAGGGGCCTGGTGGCGCCCGGCGACGCCGAGCGCCTGGCGAGCCGCTTCGCGCGCGCGCCGCTCAAGGGCCTGCGGGAGCTGGCCAAGCGCTACGGCGTCGGCGCGGCCGAGGCGTTCGTGGCGGCCATGGAGGAGAAGTGA
- the hemC gene encoding hydroxymethylbilane synthase, whose product MIRIATRSSALALWQARRVQELLAAAGVRSRLVTVTTEGDRDHRPFAQLEGSGFFTKAVQEAVLRGEADAAVHSYKDLPSAPVPGLVIAAVPERADPRDALLCRREAHDPGAPGLPVAAGARVGTSASRRRAQLAALRPDLVQADLRGNVPTRVGKLRSGDLDAIVVAKAGLDRLGLDLRDLACEVLEPEVLMPAPAQGALAVETTPELADAVGAIDDPAARRRVAAERALMARFDAGCQLALGAVARETGGRLELSAWYEGRRASATADAPEEAAAAVYALLTGRSGEPGVAPLAAGRAP is encoded by the coding sequence GTGATACGCATCGCGACGAGGTCCAGCGCGTTGGCGTTGTGGCAGGCGCGCCGGGTCCAGGAGCTGCTGGCAGCCGCGGGGGTGCGCTCCAGGCTGGTCACCGTGACGACGGAGGGGGACCGCGACCACAGGCCCTTCGCCCAGCTCGAGGGCAGCGGCTTCTTCACGAAGGCCGTCCAGGAGGCCGTGCTGCGCGGCGAGGCCGACGCGGCCGTCCACTCCTACAAGGACCTGCCCAGCGCGCCGGTGCCGGGCCTCGTGATCGCGGCCGTCCCCGAGCGCGCCGACCCCCGCGACGCGCTGCTGTGCCGCCGCGAGGCACACGACCCGGGCGCGCCGGGGCTGCCCGTCGCGGCCGGCGCGCGGGTGGGCACGAGCGCCTCGCGGCGCCGGGCCCAGCTCGCTGCGCTGCGCCCGGACCTCGTGCAGGCCGACCTGCGCGGGAACGTCCCGACCCGCGTGGGGAAGCTGCGGTCCGGCGACCTCGACGCGATCGTCGTGGCCAAGGCCGGCCTGGACAGGCTCGGGCTCGACCTCCGCGACCTCGCCTGCGAGGTGCTGGAGCCGGAGGTGCTGATGCCGGCGCCGGCGCAGGGAGCGCTGGCCGTGGAGACGACGCCGGAGCTGGCGGACGCGGTCGGGGCGATCGACGACCCCGCCGCGCGGCGCCGCGTCGCCGCCGAGCGCGCGCTCATGGCCCGCTTCGACGCCGGCTGTCAGCTCGCCCTGGGCGCCGTGGCGCGCGAGACGGGCGGTCGGCTGGAGCTGAGCGCCTGGTACGAGGGCCGGCGCGCCAGCGCCACCGCCGACGCACCGGAGGAGGCGGCCGCGGCCGTCTACGCGCTGCTCACCGGCCGCTCCGGGGAACCGGGCGTCGCGCCGCTCGCCGCCGGGAGGGCGCCGTGA
- a CDS encoding uroporphyrinogen-III synthase, producing MRVGLTHSRGALPGLDARLAAAGLTVEWQPLVSTEPRGAAALVEEAGRLVGCDWLVFPSRSAVGAWFGHALPALRSASPAAAVRLARQRADGGPSLAVVGAGTAAELRDWGRAADLVGGGDARSTAAALVAVTGAGERVGLVQGALARPTLRSELERAGREVVTATVYDTITRPWAGEPAHVTVFASPSAVRAFGGAALRRTRPVAIGEVTLAELARLGLEATVAARPDGAAVAEAVERAAAVAGVPDRSAGGEARP from the coding sequence GTGAGGGTGGGCCTCACGCACTCGCGCGGCGCGCTGCCGGGCCTGGACGCGCGCCTCGCCGCCGCGGGCCTGACCGTCGAGTGGCAGCCGCTTGTCAGCACCGAGCCGCGAGGCGCGGCGGCGCTGGTCGAGGAGGCGGGGAGGCTCGTCGGCTGCGACTGGCTGGTGTTCCCGAGCCGCTCCGCCGTAGGCGCGTGGTTCGGCCACGCGCTACCCGCGCTCCGCTCCGCTTCGCCGGCGGCCGCGGTCCGCCTCGCGCGCCAGCGCGCCGACGGCGGTCCGTCGCTGGCCGTCGTCGGCGCGGGCACGGCGGCGGAGCTGCGCGACTGGGGCCGCGCGGCCGACCTCGTCGGCGGCGGCGACGCCCGCTCCACCGCCGCCGCGCTGGTGGCCGTGACCGGCGCCGGCGAGCGCGTCGGCCTCGTCCAGGGCGCGCTGGCGCGCCCGACGCTGCGCTCGGAGCTGGAGCGGGCGGGGCGAGAGGTGGTAACCGCGACCGTGTACGACACGATCACGCGTCCGTGGGCGGGAGAGCCGGCCCACGTGACGGTCTTCGCCAGCCCCTCGGCCGTGAGGGCGTTCGGCGGCGCGGCCCTGCGCCGCACGCGCCCCGTGGCGATCGGGGAGGTCACGCTGGCCGAGCTCGCGCGGCTGGGCCTGGAGGCGACGGTCGCGGCCCGGCCCGACGGAGCTGCGGTGGCCGAGGCCGTGGAGCGGGCCGCCGCGGTCGCCGGCGTCCCGGACCGGTCCGCTGGCGGGGAGGCGCGTCCGTGA
- the hemB gene encoding porphobilinogen synthase, which produces MTLTRARGPAVRPRRLRATRALRDAVAETEVSPRHLIAPLFVTSGEPGPVSGMPGVERHAPERALAAIEELLRHEVRTVLLFGVVEEPAKDRLGSASRDPGGPVPRTLAAARRAFGDDVVLVTDVCLCGYTDHGHCGVPAAGPRFAVDNDATLPLLAAMALAHAEAGADLVAPSDMMDGRVGHIRSELDRAGHEGVGVLSYAVKYASAFYGPFREAAGSSPEHGDRSGYQMDPRNRREALREARLDVAEGADMLMVKPALAYLDVIRDVRAATDLPLAAYNVSGEYAMVKHAAAAGALDEPRAVRETLMAIRRAGADLIITYHALDAVRGGWLS; this is translated from the coding sequence GTGACGCTCACGAGGGCGCGCGGGCCCGCCGTCAGGCCGCGCCGGCTGCGGGCGACGCGGGCGCTGCGCGACGCCGTGGCCGAGACCGAGGTCTCGCCGCGCCACCTCATCGCCCCGCTCTTCGTCACGTCGGGTGAGCCGGGTCCGGTCTCCGGCATGCCCGGCGTCGAGCGCCACGCGCCCGAACGGGCGCTGGCCGCGATCGAGGAGCTCCTGCGCCACGAGGTGAGGACCGTGCTGCTGTTCGGCGTGGTCGAGGAGCCCGCCAAGGACCGCCTGGGCAGCGCGTCGCGCGACCCGGGCGGGCCGGTCCCGCGCACGCTGGCCGCCGCCAGGCGCGCGTTCGGCGACGACGTCGTCCTCGTCACCGACGTCTGCCTGTGCGGCTACACGGACCACGGACACTGCGGCGTGCCGGCCGCCGGGCCGCGCTTCGCGGTCGACAACGACGCCACGCTGCCGCTCCTGGCGGCGATGGCGCTGGCGCACGCCGAGGCGGGCGCCGACCTCGTCGCCCCCTCCGACATGATGGACGGCCGCGTCGGCCACATCAGGAGCGAGCTCGACAGGGCCGGCCACGAGGGCGTGGGCGTGCTGTCCTACGCCGTGAAGTACGCCTCGGCGTTCTACGGGCCGTTCCGCGAGGCCGCCGGCTCCTCGCCCGAGCACGGCGACCGCTCCGGCTACCAGATGGACCCGCGCAACCGGCGCGAGGCGCTCAGGGAGGCGCGGCTCGACGTGGCCGAGGGCGCCGACATGCTGATGGTCAAGCCGGCGCTCGCTTACCTCGACGTGATCCGCGACGTGCGCGCCGCCACCGACCTGCCCCTCGCCGCCTACAACGTCTCGGGCGAGTACGCGATGGTGAAGCACGCGGCGGCGGCGGGCGCGCTCGACGAGCCGCGCGCGGTGCGCGAGACGCTCATGGCGATCAGGCGGGCGGGCGCCGACCTGATCATCACCTACCACGCCCTCGACGCCGTGCGGGGAGGATGGCTGTCATGA